A single region of the Kiloniellales bacterium genome encodes:
- a CDS encoding YtoQ family protein, with protein MSAREWKVYLSGEIHSDWRARIAEGVREAGLPVRMDAPVCVHADSDDCGAVILGAEDKTFWHDRKGAAMNAIRTRTLIGEADVVVVRFGDKYRQWNAAFDAGVAAAQGKALITLHDPALNHALKEVDAAALAVCATPEQVVRTLAYVIRGELPGRSGSLAAE; from the coding sequence ATGAGCGCGCGTGAGTGGAAGGTCTACCTTTCCGGAGAAATCCACAGCGACTGGCGGGCCCGGATCGCCGAGGGCGTTCGCGAGGCCGGCCTCCCGGTCCGCATGGACGCGCCGGTCTGCGTCCACGCGGACAGCGACGACTGCGGCGCCGTGATCCTGGGCGCTGAGGACAAGACCTTCTGGCACGACCGCAAGGGCGCGGCGATGAACGCCATCCGGACCCGAACCCTGATCGGCGAGGCCGACGTCGTGGTGGTCCGTTTCGGCGACAAGTACCGGCAATGGAACGCCGCCTTCGACGCCGGTGTGGCAGCGGCCCAGGGCAAGGCCCTGATCACGCTCCACGATCCCGCGTTGAACCACGCCCTGAAGGAGGTCGATGCCGCCGCCCTCGCCGTCTGCGCAACCCCCGAGCAGGTCGTTCGCACCCTGGCCTACGTCATCCGCGGCGAACTCCCTGGCCGCAGCGGCAGCCTGGCGGCGGAATAG
- a CDS encoding GNAT family N-acetyltransferase — protein sequence MRSPSTRDPLSMTDLLIRPGRAADLAAICEITRDSFAGLAKGHYAPAQVAAWMQGCSPETYREGVQAGRIRVADLGNEVVGYVDAGPGEITRLFVLPKAAGRGIGSRLLRIGVRLAREGHEGAVVLESLLNAVSFYEQRGFVATGKGFSSHGSAETPPIEIVRMSLPA from the coding sequence ATGCGCAGCCCTTCGACCCGGGATCCGCTGTCGATGACGGACCTGCTGATCCGACCCGGCCGCGCCGCCGATCTGGCGGCGATCTGCGAGATCACCCGGGACTCCTTCGCCGGCCTGGCCAAGGGGCACTACGCCCCGGCGCAAGTCGCGGCCTGGATGCAGGGTTGCAGCCCGGAGACCTACCGCGAAGGAGTTCAGGCCGGGCGCATCCGGGTCGCCGACTTGGGCAACGAGGTCGTCGGCTACGTCGACGCCGGGCCCGGCGAGATCACCCGCCTCTTCGTCCTGCCCAAGGCGGCCGGCCGTGGAATCGGCAGCCGGCTGCTGCGGATCGGGGTCCGCCTGGCCCGCGAGGGCCACGAGGGGGCCGTCGTCCTGGAATCCTTGCTCAACGCCGTGTCCTTCTACGAGCAGCGAGGCTTCGTCGCGACCGGCAAGGGCTTTTCCTCGCATGGCAGCGCCGAAACGCCGCCGATAGAGATCGTTCGGATGTCTCTGCCGGCCTAG
- a CDS encoding glutathione S-transferase produces MLTLWGRRSAFNVQKVAWLIGELGLAHRQVEVGGAFGGLDDPKFLARNPHGRVPVIDDGGRVVWESHSILRYLAARHGSEALWPHDPGLRSLADRWMDWAQTTLQPDFMDLFWGFYRTPAAQRDWGAIRAAKARLEAHYRVLDRELAERDHLAGPDFTLADIPAGTTLYRYFALEIDRPMLPGLAAWYRRLCQRPAYQTHVMQPFDELLGRLDY; encoded by the coding sequence ATGCTCACGCTTTGGGGTCGGCGCAGCGCCTTCAACGTGCAGAAGGTGGCCTGGCTGATCGGCGAGCTGGGGCTCGCCCATCGGCAGGTCGAGGTCGGCGGCGCCTTCGGCGGTCTGGACGATCCAAAGTTCCTAGCTCGGAACCCCCATGGCCGGGTGCCGGTGATCGACGACGGCGGCAGGGTGGTCTGGGAGTCCCACAGCATCCTGCGCTATCTGGCCGCCCGCCATGGCAGCGAGGCGCTCTGGCCGCACGATCCCGGCCTCCGTTCCCTGGCCGATCGCTGGATGGACTGGGCCCAGACCACCCTGCAGCCGGACTTCATGGATCTCTTCTGGGGCTTCTACCGCACGCCCGCGGCCCAGCGCGACTGGGGGGCGATCCGGGCAGCCAAGGCGCGCCTGGAGGCCCACTACCGCGTGCTGGATCGGGAGCTCGCCGAGCGGGACCATTTGGCCGGTCCGGACTTCACCCTGGCCGACATACCTGCGGGTACGACGCTTTACCGCTACTTCGCGCTGGAGATCGACCGGCCAATGCTACCAGGCCTAGCGGCTTGGTACCGCCGGCTCTGCCAACGTCCGGCCTACCAGACCCATGTCATGCAACCTTTTGATGAGCTGCTGGGCCGACTCGACTACTGA
- a CDS encoding DeoR/GlpR family DNA-binding transcription regulator has translation MSGPEQRRGGRLVKAQRHERIIAELRSNPTVRISHLAQVFGVSTETVRRDIDDLSSRGLVARTYGGAAAPMGREPAVHERSTAMVTERERIARVAAAMVSPGDVVMIDSGATTLHLARQLALAQPEITVITNGLEIAHSLGSRDRIRVILCPGSYAAREDGVYGQDACDFLRRFHANVALTSAGGLTSGGITDVDSNAAWIKRTMFERAARRVFLVDHAKFQVPLLEVVAPLDSLTDVITDRPPPAALAEALAAAGVKVTLAA, from the coding sequence ATGAGCGGCCCCGAGCAGCGCCGCGGCGGGCGCCTGGTCAAGGCCCAGCGACACGAGCGGATCATCGCCGAGCTGCGCTCCAACCCGACCGTGCGCATCTCGCACCTGGCCCAGGTCTTCGGGGTCTCGACCGAGACTGTGCGGCGGGACATCGACGACCTCTCGAGCCGCGGACTGGTGGCACGGACCTACGGCGGGGCGGCGGCACCCATGGGCCGCGAGCCGGCGGTCCACGAGCGCAGCACCGCCATGGTGACGGAGCGCGAGCGCATCGCCCGGGTCGCGGCGGCGATGGTCTCGCCAGGCGACGTGGTGATGATCGATTCCGGCGCCACCACCCTTCACCTGGCCCGCCAGCTCGCCCTGGCGCAGCCCGAGATCACAGTGATCACCAACGGCCTCGAGATCGCCCACAGCCTCGGATCCCGGGACCGGATCCGGGTCATCCTCTGCCCGGGCAGCTATGCGGCGCGGGAGGACGGGGTCTACGGCCAGGACGCCTGCGACTTCCTGCGTCGCTTCCACGCCAACGTGGCGCTGACCAGCGCCGGCGGCCTGACCAGCGGCGGCATCACCGACGTCGATTCCAACGCGGCCTGGATCAAGCGGACGATGTTCGAGCGGGCCGCCCGGCGGGTCTTCCTGGTCGACCACGCCAAGTTTCAGGTTCCGCTGCTGGAGGTGGTGGCGCCCCTGGACAGCCTGACCGACGTGATCACCGACCGGCCCCCGCCGGCGGCCCTGGCCGAGGCCCTGGCCGCCGCCGGGGTGAAGGTAACCCTGGCCGCCTAA
- a CDS encoding PotD/PotF family extracellular solute-binding protein: MNFDRRDFLGLSVAGGALALAGPLARNARAAREKELNILCWEGYNSDEVLDPFRRQTGAKVSAESGTSDPDMINKLRAGEVNVWDVINVNQPWAREQMWPEKLIKPLTKERFEPFFGDMMAPFDKGYKWSYADSGELIGIVQRFGPFNFVVNTDKVSRATAEDEGFDLFNEASNAKKYGILTYDNWNIYHMCVGAGVDPFAKHSQAEIDAFEKIARAWFKGAKLLTDDLVAMNLALINGEIDFYLTGGTYTASPARLDGATNIRGITPKRGPMNGKGGIVWVEVTSVVNNPQVSPLAEDFLAYVQEPEACHAVAFAEGTYNPVTQMGNPKVFERFSKDELDAIQWDSLEEEMANSVDYQINPDYEVMDKIYNAAKREA; the protein is encoded by the coding sequence ATGAATTTCGACCGACGGGACTTTCTCGGCCTGTCCGTGGCCGGCGGCGCCTTGGCATTGGCCGGCCCCTTGGCTCGCAACGCCAGGGCGGCGCGCGAGAAGGAGCTGAACATCCTTTGCTGGGAGGGCTACAACTCCGACGAGGTGCTGGATCCCTTCCGGCGCCAGACCGGCGCCAAGGTCTCGGCGGAAAGCGGGACCTCGGATCCCGACATGATCAACAAGCTGCGCGCCGGCGAGGTCAACGTCTGGGACGTGATCAACGTCAACCAGCCCTGGGCGCGCGAGCAGATGTGGCCGGAAAAGCTGATCAAGCCGCTCACCAAGGAGCGCTTCGAGCCCTTCTTCGGCGACATGATGGCGCCCTTCGACAAGGGCTACAAGTGGTCCTACGCCGACAGCGGGGAGCTGATCGGCATCGTCCAGCGCTTCGGCCCCTTCAACTTCGTGGTCAACACCGACAAGGTGAGCCGCGCCACGGCCGAGGACGAGGGCTTCGACCTCTTCAACGAGGCCTCCAACGCCAAGAAGTATGGCATCCTCACCTACGACAATTGGAACATCTATCACATGTGCGTCGGCGCCGGGGTCGACCCCTTCGCCAAGCACAGCCAGGCCGAGATCGACGCCTTCGAGAAGATCGCGCGGGCCTGGTTCAAGGGCGCCAAGCTGCTGACCGACGACCTGGTGGCCATGAACCTGGCCCTGATCAACGGCGAGATCGACTTCTACCTGACCGGCGGCACCTACACCGCCTCCCCGGCCCGCCTGGACGGCGCCACCAACATCCGCGGAATCACGCCCAAGCGCGGCCCGATGAACGGCAAGGGCGGTATCGTCTGGGTCGAGGTCACCTCGGTGGTGAACAACCCGCAGGTCTCGCCGTTGGCCGAGGACTTCTTGGCCTACGTGCAGGAGCCCGAGGCCTGCCACGCGGTGGCCTTCGCGGAAGGCACCTACAACCCGGTAACACAGATGGGCAATCCCAAGGTCTTCGAGCGCTTCAGCAAGGACGAACTGGACGCCATCCAGTGGGACAGCCTGGAAGAGGAGATGGCCAACTCGGTCGACTACCAGATCAACCCCGACTACGAGGTCATGGACAAGATCTACAACGCGGCCAAGCGTGAAGCCTAG
- a CDS encoding ABC transporter ATP-binding protein produces the protein MPEPILRLVGVKKRFGSFEAVRDIDLDIVEGEFFTIVGPSGSGKTTLIRMLAGLEAPSEGDILLRGARINELSANQRPTCMVFQSLALFPHKTVGQNIEFPLKMRGVDPEARRTRCHQLMDQLRLPRDFYGKSVKQCSGGERQRVALARALAFDPEILFFDEPLSAIDFRLRKMLEKELKDIHKDTGKTFVYITHSLEEAMVMSDRIGIMRAGSLVQVGAPDEIYSRPASRFVSEFMGEVNVLEVEANGQGLYCAGLQTVLQAPAAEGFESGFLVIRPEYLRFLGEGESADNRVEGVLYNEYALGSRIQYQVRVGGQVFIVEKLREQRYRGDLDDRVTIGWDARDSVLAPE, from the coding sequence ATGCCTGAGCCTATCCTGCGGCTCGTCGGCGTGAAGAAGCGCTTCGGCAGCTTCGAGGCGGTGCGGGACATCGACCTCGACATCGTCGAGGGCGAGTTCTTCACCATCGTCGGCCCCTCGGGCTCCGGCAAGACCACCCTGATCCGCATGCTGGCCGGGCTCGAGGCGCCGAGCGAAGGCGACATCCTGCTGCGCGGCGCGCGGATCAATGAGCTCTCCGCCAACCAGCGCCCGACCTGCATGGTCTTCCAGTCCCTGGCCCTGTTTCCCCACAAGACGGTCGGTCAGAACATCGAGTTTCCCTTGAAGATGCGCGGCGTCGACCCGGAAGCGCGCCGGACCCGCTGCCATCAGCTGATGGACCAGCTACGCCTGCCGCGCGACTTCTACGGCAAGTCGGTCAAGCAGTGCTCCGGCGGCGAGCGCCAGCGGGTCGCCCTGGCCCGGGCCCTGGCCTTCGACCCCGAGATCCTGTTCTTCGACGAGCCGCTCTCGGCCATCGACTTCCGGCTGCGCAAGATGCTGGAGAAGGAACTGAAGGACATCCACAAGGACACCGGCAAGACCTTCGTCTACATCACCCACTCCCTGGAGGAGGCCATGGTGATGTCCGACCGCATCGGCATCATGCGGGCCGGCAGCCTGGTCCAGGTCGGGGCGCCGGACGAGATCTACAGCCGGCCGGCCAGCCGCTTCGTCTCGGAGTTCATGGGCGAGGTCAACGTCCTGGAGGTCGAGGCGAACGGGCAAGGGCTCTACTGCGCCGGCCTTCAGACCGTCCTCCAGGCCCCGGCGGCGGAGGGCTTCGAGAGCGGATTCCTGGTGATCCGGCCGGAATACCTGCGCTTCCTCGGCGAGGGCGAGAGCGCCGACAACCGGGTCGAGGGCGTGCTCTACAACGAATACGCCCTGGGTTCGCGGATCCAGTACCAGGTCCGGGTCGGCGGCCAGGTCTTCATCGTCGAGAAGCTGCGCGAGCAACGCTACCGCGGCGACCTGGACGACCGGGTCACCATCGGCTGGGACGCACGCGACAGCGTGCTGGCGCCGGAATGA
- a CDS encoding ABC transporter permease, translating to MTALGQDLSVSAAPPRRGAWPAWLRSPGVLCALPMLVFLALSFAAPLLTVLGYSFLPPRTFDFGQGLTLENYADVLAESYYLSFAKSLGLALATVALLLLVSWPIAYGMAKIFGAWANWLTLFLVIPLFVSENIRLFGWVLFLIKGGVLLGGLETWLGIESDGLIYNVGAIILGLVYVYLPFMLFPMVLGISMIPQDATEAAEDLGASRWQVFREIELPLAMPGLLIGCLLTFILSLGSLAESKILGGQAVIMIADEIETAFTFGQNWPLGSALSVILIVFSGTLVITLLRWLDLDRILGRRT from the coding sequence ATGACCGCCCTTGGCCAGGACCTGTCGGTCTCCGCCGCGCCGCCGCGCCGCGGCGCCTGGCCGGCCTGGCTGCGCAGCCCGGGCGTGCTCTGCGCCCTGCCGATGCTGGTCTTCCTGGCGCTCAGCTTCGCCGCGCCCCTGCTGACCGTGCTCGGCTACAGCTTCCTGCCGCCGCGGACCTTCGACTTCGGCCAGGGACTGACCCTTGAGAACTACGCCGACGTCCTGGCCGAGAGCTACTACTTGTCCTTCGCCAAGTCCCTCGGCCTGGCCCTGGCGACCGTGGCCCTGCTGCTCCTGGTCTCTTGGCCGATCGCCTACGGCATGGCCAAGATTTTCGGGGCTTGGGCCAATTGGCTCACCCTTTTTCTCGTCATTCCGCTCTTCGTTTCTGAAAACATTCGGCTCTTTGGCTGGGTTCTCTTCCTGATCAAGGGCGGGGTGCTGCTCGGCGGCCTGGAGACCTGGCTGGGCATCGAGTCAGACGGCCTGATCTACAACGTCGGCGCCATCATCCTGGGCCTGGTCTACGTCTATCTGCCCTTCATGCTTTTCCCGATGGTCCTGGGCATCTCGATGATTCCCCAGGACGCGACCGAGGCCGCCGAGGACCTGGGCGCCTCGCGCTGGCAGGTCTTCCGCGAGATCGAGCTGCCGCTGGCCATGCCGGGCCTCCTGATCGGTTGCCTGCTGACTTTCATCCTTTCGTTGGGGTCCCTGGCCGAGTCCAAGATCCTAGGCGGCCAGGCGGTGATCATGATCGCCGACGAGATCGAGACCGCCTTCACTTTCGGCCAGAACTGGCCCCTGGGCTCGGCGCTCTCGGTGATCCTGATCGTTTTCTCCGGGACCCTGGTGATCACCCTGCTGCGCTGGCTCGACCTCGACCGCATCCTGGGGCGCCGGACATGA
- a CDS encoding ABC transporter permease, producing the protein MTRRQAKRLTHGLIAVWTAAILIFLYLPILCVGLASFSKARYFRFPILRYDTTWYEKAFSSLSVRELVSTSLTIALLVALTSVLLAFFGALAFARFDWRGRRLYQRIILLPIFFPQAVLGLALLIWFSSVGIIPDWRTAVIAHLVWITPIVTLVISIQAYSFDPALEEAAFDLGASRWQTLKEVTLPVLAPGVISGALFAFLLSWGNFPLSLFTTGADQTVPEWLYAKMVSGYTPLVPTLGALTTTGAALILLLGYTVFMLTRRVRGA; encoded by the coding sequence ATGACCCGGCGTCAAGCCAAGCGGCTGACCCACGGCCTGATCGCGGTCTGGACCGCCGCGATCCTGATCTTCCTCTACCTGCCGATCCTTTGCGTCGGCCTGGCCTCCTTCTCCAAGGCCCGCTACTTCCGCTTCCCGATCCTGCGCTACGACACCACCTGGTACGAGAAGGCCTTCTCCTCGCTCAGCGTGCGCGAACTGGTCTCCACCTCGCTGACCATCGCGCTGCTGGTCGCCCTGACCTCGGTCCTGCTGGCCTTCTTCGGCGCCCTGGCCTTTGCCCGCTTCGACTGGCGCGGCCGGCGGCTCTACCAGCGGATCATCCTGCTGCCGATCTTCTTCCCCCAGGCGGTCCTGGGCCTGGCCCTGCTGATCTGGTTCTCCTCGGTCGGGATCATCCCGGACTGGCGCACGGCGGTGATCGCCCACCTGGTGTGGATCACGCCGATCGTCACCCTCGTGATCTCGATCCAGGCCTACAGCTTCGATCCGGCCCTGGAGGAGGCGGCCTTCGACCTGGGCGCGAGCCGCTGGCAGACCCTGAAGGAGGTCACCCTGCCGGTCCTGGCGCCGGGCGTGATCTCCGGCGCGCTCTTCGCCTTCCTCTTGTCCTGGGGCAACTTTCCGCTGTCGCTCTTTACCACCGGCGCCGACCAGACCGTGCCGGAGTGGCTCTACGCCAAGATGGTCTCGGGCTATACGCCCCTCGTGCCGACTCTGGGGGCCTTGACGACCACCGGGGCGGCGCTGATCCTGCTCCTCGGTTACACCGTGTTCATGCTGACCAGACGGGTGCGCGGCGCATGA
- a CDS encoding 2-oxoglutarate and iron-dependent oxygenase domain-containing protein, protein MTPREKIQLARSLRGKRLALEAVPVVDFGPFLAGDLRARRRVAEEIGRACRDIGFFYLKNHGIPEALVAASFAAAKRFFDQPAARKREIAIENSACHRGYFSVGGENLDPEKQTKDGDLKEGIKIGRDLGPAHPRVRQGLPLHGPNQWPGGLPGWQEAMQRYFDALEALGRQIMRAFALALGLAEEHFTPLLSEPMTTLGPLHYPPQGGRITEKRIGAGAHTDFGCLTILAQDPVGGLQVRNAAGTWIDAPPIPGTFVVNIGDMMARWTNDRFASTYHRVINASGRERYSMPFFFDPNFEAEVAVLPTCCGPDDPPKYPPTTGGQHLLDKINETFEYHRERPQPR, encoded by the coding sequence ATGACACCGCGGGAGAAGATCCAGCTGGCCCGAAGCCTGCGCGGCAAGAGGCTGGCCCTGGAGGCGGTCCCGGTCGTCGACTTCGGACCTTTCCTCGCCGGCGATCTCCGGGCGCGCCGGCGGGTGGCCGAGGAGATCGGCCGGGCCTGCCGCGACATCGGCTTCTTCTACCTGAAGAACCACGGCATTCCCGAGGCCCTGGTCGCGGCCAGCTTCGCCGCGGCCAAGCGCTTCTTCGACCAGCCGGCGGCGCGCAAGCGGGAGATCGCGATCGAGAACTCCGCCTGCCACCGCGGCTACTTCTCGGTCGGCGGCGAGAACCTCGATCCGGAAAAGCAGACCAAAGACGGGGACCTTAAGGAGGGAATCAAGATCGGCCGCGACCTCGGCCCGGCCCATCCGCGGGTCAGGCAGGGCTTGCCGCTGCATGGCCCGAACCAGTGGCCCGGCGGCCTCCCGGGCTGGCAGGAGGCGATGCAACGCTACTTCGATGCCCTGGAGGCTCTCGGGCGGCAGATCATGCGGGCCTTCGCGCTCGCCCTCGGCCTTGCGGAAGAGCACTTCACGCCGCTGCTGAGCGAGCCCATGACCACCCTGGGCCCGCTGCATTACCCGCCGCAGGGCGGGCGGATCACCGAGAAGCGGATCGGTGCCGGGGCCCACACCGACTTCGGCTGCCTGACCATCCTGGCCCAGGACCCGGTCGGCGGCCTGCAGGTCCGCAACGCCGCCGGCACGTGGATCGACGCGCCGCCGATCCCCGGGACCTTCGTGGTCAACATCGGTGACATGATGGCGCGCTGGACCAACGACCGCTTCGCCTCGACCTATCACCGGGTGATCAACGCCTCGGGCCGGGAGCGCTATTCCATGCCCTTCTTCTTCGACCCGAACTTCGAAGCCGAGGTCGCGGTGCTGCCGACCTGCTGCGGCCCAGACGATCCGCCGAAGTACCCGCCGACGACCGGGGGCCAGCACCTGCTGGACAAGATCAACGAGACCTTCGAGTACCATCGGGAGAGGCCCCAGCCTCGCTGA
- a CDS encoding TAXI family TRAP transporter solute-binding subunit, whose protein sequence is MNLSRVVTVATKVLGILALSALLTPQGMAQNSLTEAKQERNRSTVSVIGGGISGTYIRFATDLANVLDDTETNQLRVLPIVGRGGGQNVLDVLFLKGVDMGITQQDHLTFFKQENPAVYGSVDRYVHYITKLYNAEFHLVARKEFKKLDDLRGKTVNFWKPWSATDIGGRTVFKLMGIDANIINIDTQLALEKMKTGEVAATSLLAGAPVKGYKDLLSEQGLHFIGVDPSDPRYSRLLEVYLPASLKHEDYPGLIPQGEAVPTVASGAVLAVYNWPENTAQYRKLSRFVKKFFDNFEKFRKEPRHPKWRDINLAAEVPGWTRFKPAEEWLATNTKAPTSELKTAFNRFLASFQQSSGVQNISDQQREQLFEEFVRWYNTQR, encoded by the coding sequence GTGAATCTTTCCCGAGTCGTTACCGTCGCCACCAAGGTCCTTGGCATTCTCGCCCTATCCGCTCTTCTGACGCCCCAGGGCATGGCGCAAAACAGTCTGACCGAAGCCAAGCAGGAACGGAACCGAAGCACGGTCAGCGTCATAGGTGGCGGCATCTCCGGCACCTACATCCGCTTCGCCACGGACTTGGCTAACGTCTTGGACGACACCGAGACCAACCAGCTTCGGGTCTTGCCGATTGTCGGGCGGGGCGGCGGTCAAAACGTGCTCGACGTGCTGTTCCTGAAGGGTGTCGACATGGGGATCACCCAGCAGGACCATCTGACCTTCTTCAAGCAGGAGAATCCGGCGGTCTACGGCAGTGTCGACCGCTACGTGCACTACATCACGAAGCTCTACAACGCCGAGTTCCACCTGGTGGCGCGCAAGGAGTTCAAGAAACTCGACGACCTGCGCGGCAAGACGGTCAATTTCTGGAAGCCCTGGAGCGCCACCGACATCGGGGGCCGGACGGTCTTCAAGCTGATGGGTATCGACGCCAACATCATCAACATCGACACCCAGCTGGCGCTGGAGAAGATGAAGACGGGCGAGGTCGCCGCCACTAGCCTGCTCGCCGGCGCGCCGGTCAAGGGCTATAAGGACCTCCTTTCCGAACAGGGCCTGCATTTCATCGGCGTCGACCCCAGCGACCCCAGGTACAGCAGGCTCCTGGAAGTCTACCTTCCGGCCTCGCTCAAGCACGAGGACTATCCAGGGCTGATTCCCCAGGGCGAGGCGGTGCCGACCGTGGCCAGCGGTGCGGTTCTGGCGGTCTACAACTGGCCGGAGAACACGGCCCAGTACCGCAAGCTGTCGCGTTTCGTGAAGAAGTTCTTCGACAACTTCGAGAAGTTCCGCAAGGAGCCGCGGCATCCGAAATGGCGCGACATCAACCTGGCGGCGGAGGTGCCCGGCTGGACGCGGTTCAAGCCGGCGGAGGAGTGGCTGGCCACGAACACCAAGGCGCCGACCAGCGAGCTTAAGACCGCCTTCAACCGCTTCCTGGCCAGCTTTCAGCAGTCTTCCGGCGTGCAGAACATCTCGGACCAGCAAAGGGAGCAGCTCTTCGAGGAGTTCGTGCGCTGGTACAACACTCAGCGCTAG
- the galE gene encoding UDP-glucose 4-epimerase GalE, which translates to MTRDTVLVTGGAGYIGSHVVLALLEAGYPVVVVDDLSTGRRDAVAPAAAFVEGDIGDPQLVAKTVRDRGVGAVMHFAGSIVVPESVADPLKYYLQNTCKSRGLIQCCVEAGVGRFVFSSTAAVYGSVGDGPVPESAPTLPASPYGTSKLMTEWILRDVAAAHDLSYAALRYFNVAGADPKGRSGQSTPGATHLIKVACEVAAGKRPSMEIFGEDYETPDGTCVRDYIHVTDLADAHLAALRDLEENGRNLTLNCGYGRGYSVKRVLESVERVAGFALNVRSGPRRPGDVAEIVADASMIRQQLGWQARHEDLDGIVRDALAWERKLAGDP; encoded by the coding sequence ATGACCCGGGATACGGTCCTGGTCACCGGCGGCGCGGGCTACATCGGCAGCCACGTGGTCCTCGCCTTGCTGGAGGCCGGCTACCCTGTCGTGGTCGTCGACGACCTTTCGACCGGCCGTCGCGATGCCGTGGCCCCGGCGGCCGCCTTCGTCGAGGGGGACATCGGCGACCCGCAGTTGGTTGCAAAGACGGTTCGAGACCGCGGTGTCGGCGCCGTCATGCATTTCGCCGGTTCCATCGTGGTCCCGGAATCCGTCGCCGATCCCCTGAAGTACTACCTGCAGAACACCTGCAAGAGCCGCGGCCTGATCCAATGCTGCGTCGAAGCCGGCGTGGGGCGCTTCGTCTTTTCCTCGACCGCGGCGGTCTACGGCAGCGTCGGAGACGGGCCGGTCCCGGAGTCCGCGCCGACCCTGCCGGCCAGTCCCTATGGGACCTCGAAGCTGATGACAGAGTGGATCCTGCGCGACGTTGCCGCCGCCCACGATCTGTCCTATGCCGCGCTGCGCTATTTCAACGTCGCCGGCGCCGATCCCAAGGGACGAAGCGGCCAGTCGACCCCCGGCGCCACCCACCTGATCAAGGTCGCCTGCGAGGTGGCGGCAGGCAAGCGGCCCTCCATGGAGATCTTCGGCGAAGACTACGAGACGCCGGACGGCACCTGCGTGCGCGACTACATCCATGTGACGGATCTGGCGGACGCCCACCTGGCGGCCCTTCGGGACCTCGAGGAGAACGGCCGGAACCTGACCCTGAACTGCGGCTACGGCCGCGGCTACTCGGTCAAGCGGGTCCTGGAGTCGGTGGAACGCGTCGCGGGCTTCGCCCTGAACGTCCGGAGCGGTCCGCGGCGGCCCGGCGACGTCGCCGAGATCGTCGCCGACGCCTCGATGATCCGCCAGCAGCTCGGCTGGCAGGCCCGCCACGAAGACCTCGACGGTATCGTGCGCGACGCGCTGGCCTGGGAACGCAAGCTCGCCGGTGATCCCTAG
- a CDS encoding glycosyltransferase, translating into MDYIINFIHDGKAIYPDIDGYRDYFSGTYEIRESSLSQYRRQGDPARTILWVIMGFYPRPAPPALATIHDYRSLSVGALAPLKDRLKKLLNFKPDLRIIQNEVMSDLIGFSDGVPELFLDMGVRSALVENARRSAPQVSDYDFVYIGTVSRERQIDVLIESFLRRYPRGRRFLLIGPADENIVRQFMDRKNVVFTGRVPQAEAFDLVMKSKVAISFFPSHRPHCFQTPTKLIEYAALGRPILANDSPMNLATIRRYNILATVTSGDTFASAPEPEEIAESAVPDPCPFTWPRVIADSGVEAHLETLIADREARR; encoded by the coding sequence ATGGATTACATCATAAACTTCATACATGATGGCAAGGCCATCTACCCGGATATCGACGGCTACCGGGACTATTTCTCCGGCACCTACGAGATACGGGAGTCTTCGCTGAGCCAGTACAGGAGGCAAGGCGACCCGGCTCGGACCATCCTCTGGGTCATCATGGGGTTCTATCCCCGACCGGCACCACCGGCTTTGGCGACGATCCACGACTACCGGTCCCTGTCCGTCGGCGCGCTCGCCCCGCTCAAGGACCGACTGAAGAAGCTCCTCAACTTCAAGCCAGACCTGCGGATCATCCAGAACGAGGTCATGAGCGACCTGATCGGATTCTCCGACGGTGTGCCGGAGCTCTTCCTGGACATGGGCGTGCGTTCGGCGCTGGTCGAGAATGCCAGGCGATCGGCGCCGCAGGTATCCGACTACGACTTCGTCTACATCGGCACCGTGTCCAGGGAACGGCAGATCGACGTGCTGATCGAGTCCTTCCTCCGCCGCTATCCTCGCGGCCGAAGGTTTCTGCTGATCGGTCCCGCCGACGAGAACATCGTCCGGCAGTTCATGGACCGGAAGAACGTCGTCTTCACCGGCCGGGTTCCGCAAGCCGAAGCCTTCGATCTCGTGATGAAGAGCAAGGTCGCGATCAGCTTTTTTCCGTCACACCGTCCGCACTGCTTTCAGACCCCGACGAAGTTGATCGAATATGCGGCCCTCGGGCGGCCCATCCTGGCAAACGACAGCCCGATGAACTTGGCGACGATACGGCGCTACAACATCCTTGCGACGGTGACCTCCGGGGACACCTTCGCCTCGGCGCCGGAGCCGGAAGAGATTGCAGAAAGCGCGGTCCCCGACCCCTGCCCCTTCACCTGGCCGAGGGTGATCGCCGACAGCGGCGTCGAGGCGCACCTCGAGACCCTGATCGCTGACCGAGAAGCAAGGAGATAG